Within Cryptosporangium aurantiacum, the genomic segment TCGTATGCCCGGATCGCCGCGCTGGGCGTCCCGGTGGCGCCGTTCCGCGTGGTGCCGGTCGGTGCTGTCGCACCGGAGGATCTGGCCTTCCCCGTCGCGGTCAAGGCGCTGTCCGCGGCGCTACCGCACAAGTCGGACGTCGGCGGAGTCGTGCTGGGAGTCGGTTCGCCCGCCGACGTGAGGACGGCGTCGCGGCGAGTCGCGGCGGACGTCGCCGCCGGCGCCGGCGTCCAGATCCACGAGGTGCTGGTGCAGGAGATGCGCCCGGCGCTGGGTGAGGTACTCGTCGGCTACCGGGTCGATCCGGAGGCGGGCCCGATGGTGCTCGTCGCCGCCGGCGGAGTGCTGGCCGAACTCCTGCGCGACCGCGCCGTCCGGATGGCCCCGGTGGACCGGGAGACCGCCCTGGAAATGCTGGACGAGGTGGTGTCCCTGGGTGTGCTGCGGGGGTTCCGTGGTGCGCCGCGTGGGGACCTCGGGGCGCTCGCCGACGTCGTCGTCGCGTTGTCCCGGCTGGCCGAGGACGCCGGCGTGGTCACCGCTGAGCTGAATCCGGTCCTCGTCGGGGCCACGGGCGTCACCGCGGTGGACGCTGTCGTCCACTGCGTCGACGACAGCAGCAACGACCGGCAGGAGGACCGATGACCCCCGAGACACTGAAGCGACTGTCCGACGCGGATCCTGCCCTGGCCCGCCGCGGCGCCCTGGTGGACGGGGTGATCCAGGTGGATGTCGGTGCGGAGCCCTGGTACCTCACGGTCGAACGGGGAGCGATACGGGCGGCTGGGACGCGGCCACCCGCCGGGCCGGTGCGGTTGCGCCTCTCCGCACCGCGCGCGGAGTGGGAAGCGTTCTGGGAGCCGCGCCCGAGACCCGGCCACCACGACGTGATGGCTCTGATGCGCCGGCGCGTGCTGACCGTGGAGGGCGACCTGCACTTGTTCATGGCCCATCTGCGCTACGTGAAGGATCTGCTGGAGAAACCCCGGAGCGCCGCATGACCGCCCGCGTCGAGCCGATCGTCGGCCGCTATCTCCACGTCGACCTGCCGACCGGCCGCGCGCGGCTCTACGTCGAGGAGGCGGGGACCGGCGCGATCCCGCTGTTGTGCCTGCACACCGCGGGCTCGGACGGCCGCCAGTACCGGCACCTGCTCAACGACGAGGGCCTCCTGGAGCGCTTCCGGGTCGTCACCTTCGACCTGCCCTGGCACGGCCGATCGTCGGTGCCCGCTGACTGGCGGGACCGCGAGTACGTGCTGACCTCGGACGACTACGTCGGGATCGTGCTCGCCGTCGTCGACGCTCTGGGGCTGGACCGACCCGTGGTGATGGGCTGCTCCATCGGCGGACGACTGGTACTGCGGCTCGCCGTGGACCACCCTGATCGCTTCCGGGCGCTCATCGGACTCCAGGCCGGGGCCGCCGTCGCCCCGTACTACGACCGGGAGTACCTGCATCGCCCGGACGTCCACGGTGGAGAGCTGTGTGCGGCGCTGATGTCCGGTCTGGTCGGCCCGGACGCCCCGGCGGCGGACCGCGCCGAGACGCTGTGGCACTACGCGCAGGGTGGGCCCGGCGTGTTCAAGGGCGACCTGCACTTCTACAAGGACGAGTCGGTCAGCCCCGAGCAACTGGCCACGATCGACACCGGCCGCTGCCCGCTGTACCTGCTCAGCGGCGAATACGACTACTCGTGCCTGCCCGAGGACACGATGGCCGTCGCGAAGGCCGTTCCCGGGGCCGTGGTGACGATCATGGAAGGACTGGGACACTTCCCGATGAGCGAGAACCACGCCGCCTTCATGGCCCACCTCGGTCCGGTGCTCGACCGGATCGCCGCGTCGTGAGCGAGCTCGGCTCGTTCATCGACGGCAAGTGGAGCCGAGGTGGCGGCGGCAGCATCCCCGTGTGGAACCCGGCCACCGGCACACAGCTCGCTGAGCTCCCACTGGTCGCCGCGGACGATCTCGAGCAGGCGCTCGCGGCCGCGGATGCGGCGTTCCCCTCCTGGCGGGCCACCTCGGCGCTACGCCGCGAGGAGATTCTGCGCACCGCGGCCGGGCTCGTCCGGGAACGCTCCGAGTCGATCGCGGCCGCGATCGCCCGCGAGCTGGGCAAGCCGCTGCGCGAGGCACGCGTGGAGGTACGCACCGCCTGCGAGCACATCGAGTGGGCCGCCGGGGAAGGCAGGCGGGCCTACGGCCGGGTGATCCCTGGCCGCGAGCCCGGCGTGCACGCGAGCACGCGGATCGAGCCGCTCGGACCGATCGCCGCGTTCGCCCCCTGGAACGCCCCCCTCATCACTCCGGCCCGCAAGATCGCGGGGGCACTGGCTGCGGGGTGCACGGTCGTGCTCAAGCCCGCCGAGGAGACCCCGACCGCCGCCTGCGAGCTGGTGCGGGCGTTCGACGAGGCCGGTACCCCGCCCGGGGTGCTCAACGTCGTCTTCGGCGAGCCCGCCGACGTCGGGGCGCGGCTGATCGGTTCCCCGCTGACGAAGGGCGCCACGTTCACCGGCTCGACAGCGGTGGGCAAGCAGCTGCTGGCGCAGGCCGCGCCGACGGTGACCGTGACGACGATGGAGCTCGGCGGGTACGCACCGGTGTTCGTGCTCCCGGATGCCGATCCGGAGGCCGTGGCGGACACCGCGGTCACCGCCGCGATGCGCAACTCCGGCCAGGTCTGCACCTCCCCCACGCGGTTCTACGTGCACGCCGACCTGCACGATCGGTTCGTCGCGCGGTTCGCTGAGCGGGCGGACGCGCTGCGGCTCGGGGACCCGTTCGACGACGCCACGGACATGGGCCCGGTCGCCACCCCGCGCCGGCTCGCCGCCATGGCGGAGCTGACCGCGGACGCCCGGGACCACGTCGTCGCCGGCGGTTATCAGGAGGATCGGCCCGGGTGGTTCTGGCGCCCGACGCTGCTCGCCGACCTGGGTGACGACGCCCGTGCCGCGACCGTCGAACCGTTCGGGCCGATGGCTCTCACCACCGCTTACACCGACCTCGACGCCGCGCTGCGCTCAGCGAACCGGCTCGGGCTCGGGCTGGCGGCGTACGTCTGGTCCTCCGCGCTGACCGCGATCGACCACGTGACGACCGGCCTGGAGGCCGGCGCCATCGCAGTGAACAGTTGGCAGGTCTCGCTGGCCGAGACCCCTTTCGGAGGAGTCGGGGAGAGCGGAGTGGGTTACGAAGGCGGCACCGAGGGCCTGCGCGCGTTCCAGCGGGTGAAGTTCGTAAGTCTCCGGAGCGGATCATGACGGCGGGTACCGTGACCGAGTTCGACCGCGCGCTCGCTCTGGTCGACAGTGCACCGGACGTCGCGCTCGCCGAGTTGGGCGCGGGCTGGCGGTTCGGCACCGCGATGCACGGCGGTCTGTTGCTGGCTGTCGCAGCCGCAGCGGCCGGTCGCCGGATCCGGGCGGAAGGCCGCCCCGGGGATCCGCTGTCGATCAGCGCGCATTTCCTGTCCGCGGCGGTGGCCGGGCCCGCCGAGCTGCGGACCGAGGTCGTCCGGCTCGGCCGTACGCTCTCCACCGCCGCGGTGTCGCTCGCGCAGCGCGTCGACGGCGTCGACGTCGAGCGTGTGCGAGCGCTGGTCACCGTCACCGACCTCGAGCGGCTCGACGCCGACGTCCGGCTGCAACCGGAGCCCCCCGCGATGCCGCCACCGGAGCAGTGCCTGCCGTGCCCGGCCTTTCTCGAGGACGCGACGCTGTGGGACCGGGTGGAGATCCGGCTCGATCCCGCGACGGCGGGCTGGGTCCGCGGCGAGCCCGGCCACCGGCCCCACCACCAGGGCTGGGCCCGCTTCACGGACGGCCGCGACCCCGATCCGCTCGCCCTGCTGCTGATCTGCGACGCCATGCCGAACACCGTGGCGGCCCTCGGAATCCCGGGATACGTACCGACGCTGGAGCTCACCGCACACGTCCGGGGCGTGCCGTCACCGGGCTGGCTGCGCTTCACCCAGACCACCCGCAACTACTCCGCCGGGATGATCGAGGAGGACGCCGAGATCTTCGACGCCACCGGGCGGATGGTGCTGCAGTCACGCCAGCTGGCGCGCGCGCCCCGGACGGGGCCGCACCACTCGACGACGAGGAGCGCACGATGATCAAGGTCCTGCTGTTCGTGAAGCGGAAGGACGGCCTCAGCCGCGAGGAGTTCCGCGCACGGTACGAGTCCGGCCACGTCCCGCTCGCGATCGCGGAGCTGGAGCACTTGCGGCGCTACGCGCGCAACTTCGTCCGTCCGGTGAAGGGCCTGCCCGAGCCGGGCTTCGACGTCGTGACCGAGTTCTGGTTCGAGGACTGGGAGGCGTGGAAGGCCACGTCGGCCTATGCCCTCGGCGAGACGGGCCGCACCCTCGCCGAGGACGAGGCGGTGTTCATGGATCGCGCCAGCATGCGTTTCGTGGTGGTGGACGAACACGTCTCGGATGTGGACGCGGTGCGGGCTTCGGCGAGCGCGGGGTCCGCGTGAAACGGGTCGTCGTCACCGGGGGCAGCGGGAAGCTCGGCCGGGCCGTCGTGGCGGAGCTGGTGGCCGCTGGTCACCGGGTCGTCAACCTCGATCTCGTTCCGCCGGCCGAGCCGCAGGCCCCGTTCATCCCGCTTGATCTGGGGAATTACGGCCAGGTCCTGGAAGCGTTCACCGCGATCGATGCCCGCTATTCGCACGTGGACGCCGTCGTCCACCTGGGCGCGATCCCCGGTCCGGGCCTGGCGACCAACACGACCGTCTTCACCAACAACCTGACCGCCACCTATCACGTCTTCGCCGCGGCCAGGGCGGCGTCGATCCGCACGGTGGTCTGGGCGTCCAGCGAGACCCTCCTCGGGATTCCGCTGAACCTGAACCCGCCGCCCTACCTCCCGGTCGACGAGGAGTACCCGGCCCGTCCGGAGTCCTCTTACGCGCTGGCCAAGCACCTCGAGGAGGCCATGGCCGCCCAGTTCTGCCGCTGGGATCCCACCCTCAAGGCCATCGGCCTGCGCTTCTCCCACGTGATGGCTCCGGGAGACTACGCGGGGTTCCCCGACTTCGACACCGATCCCGCCAAGCGTGTCTGGAACGCGTGGGCCTACATCGACGCGCGCGACGGCGCGCAGGCTGTCCGGCTGGCCCTCGATCACGACGGCGTCGGCATGGACGTTTTCGTCATCGCGAGCGCGGACACGGTCATGAGCCGTCCCAGTGCGGAGCTGGCCGCGAAGTACTTCCCGGACGTACCGATCCGCCGGCCGCTGGAGGGCACCGAGACGCTGCTCTCCATCGACAAAGCCCGACGGGTCCTCGGGTACTCCCCCCGCCACAGCTGGCGGGACCACCAGGCAGTCTGACCACGAGAGGGACTTCATGAGCAAGGTCTGGCTGATCACCGGCACATCCCGCGGCTTCGGGCGCTACTTCGCCGAGTCCGCCCTGGAGCGGGGCGACCGGGTGGCCGCGACCGCCCGCGACGTCAGCTCACTGGGCGGGTTGACCGCCAAGTACGGCGACGCGATCCTGCCGCTGACGCTCGACGTCACCGACAAGGCCGCCGTAGGCGTGGCCGTGGCCACCGCCCACGACACGTTCGGGCGCCTCGACGTCGTGGTCAACAACGCAGGCTACGGTCTGTTCGGCGCGGCCGAGGAGATCACCGAGCAGCTGCTGCGCGACCAGATGGAGACCAATTTCTATGGCGCGGTCTGGGTCACCCAGGCCGTCCTCCCGATCCTGCGCGCTCAGGCCGGTGGACACATCGTCCAGATCTCCACGATCGGCGGCGTCGCCGCCTTCCCGACGCTGAGCGGCTACCACGCGTCCAAATGGGCCCTCGAGGGGTACAGCGAAGCCCTCGCCCAGGAGGTCAAGGGCTTCGGCATCAAGGTCACCCTGGTCGAGCCCGGCAGCTTCGCCACCGACTGGGCAGGCTCGTCCGCGAAGCACGCCGAGCCCCACCCCGCCTACCAGCCGATCCGCGACGCGATGGCCGCGCGTGCCACCACCGCGCAGCCGGGCAACCCGGCCGCGGCCGGCCCGGCGCTGCTGGAGATCGTCGACGCGGAGAAGCCGCCGTTGCGGGTGCTCTTCGGTTCGGCTCCGGTGGACATCGTCAAGCACGTGTATGCCCGGCGGCTGCAGACCTGGGCCGACTGGGAGCACGTCGCCCACGCAGCTCAGGGCTGAGTACACGGGGCGGGCCGGCGCTCGCGCCGGCCCGGCCGGCGTCATCGAGGCGCCATCCCGGCTTCCTAGAGGCCCAGGGACTTGCTGATGATCGTCTTCATGACCTCGCTCGTGCCGCCGTAGATGCGTGCGACACGGGCGTCCGCGAACAGCCGGGCGATCGGGTATTCGAGGATGTAGCCGTAACCGCCGAACAGCTGCAGGCATCGATCGACAGCGCGGGCCTGCATCTCGGTGCAGAACAGCTTCACCATCGCCGCGTCGCTCCCCGACAGCCGGCCTTCCGTGTGCTCGAGCACGGCGCGGTCCAGCATCGCCTGCGCCGCCTCGATCTCGGTGGCCACCGCCGCCAGCTCGAATTTCGTGTTCTGGAACGAGCTCACCGGCGTTCCGAAGGCGGAGCGCTCCTTGACGTAACGAGTGGTCGCGTCGAGCGCAGCGCGCGACTGGGCCACGGCGCCGACGGCGATCGCCAGCCGCTCCTGCGCGAGGTTCGCACCGAGATAGGAGAACGCCTCTCCCTCCTGCCCCAGCAGATTGGCGGCGGGCACCCGGACGTCGCTGAACGCGAGCTCGATGGTGTCCTGCGCCTTCAGACCCAGCTTCTGAAGCACTCGCCCCTTGGTGAACCCCGGCATGCCGTCCTCCACGACCAGCAGCGAGAGGCCTCGCCGCCGGTTTCCGGGCTCGGTCGACGTCCGTGCGACGACGAGGACGAGGTCCGCCAGCAAGCCGCCGGTGATGAAGGTCTTCGCACCGTTCAGAACGTAGGTGTCGCCCGTGCGCACTGCCGTCGTCCGGATGCCGGCGAGATCCGATCCGGTACCCGGCTCGGTCATCGCGATCGCGGTGAGCGTGCGGCCGGCGGCGATGCCCGGCAGCCACCGTCGTTTCTGCGCGTCGTCCGCGTAGGTGAGGAAGTACGGCAGGATGATGTCGAGCTGGGTTCGCAGGGTGCCGAAGTACACCAACGCCCGAGCGGCCTCCTCCTGCAACACGACGTTGTAGCGATAGTCGTTCTGGCCGCCGCCGCCGTACTCCTCGGGGATCGCCGTTCCGATGAGTCCCAGATCGCCGAGCTTCTCGAAGACGTCGCGAGGCAGCCGACCGGCCTGCTCCCACGCGGCGAAGTGCGGGACCACCTCTTTCCCGACGAAGTCGCGGACCACCGACCGGAAGGCCTCGTGGTCAGGCGTGAAGACGTTCCGCCGCATCGGCATCAGACCAGCTCGACGATGGTCGCGTTCGCGGTACCACCGCCCTCGCACATCGTCTGCAGCCCATAGCGCAGGCCGTTGTCCCGCATGTGATGGATCAACCGCGTCATCAGGACAGCACCCGACGCACCGAGCGGATGGCCCAGCGCGATCGCGCCGCCGAGCGGATTGAGTTTCGCGGGGTCGGCGCCGGTCTCGTCCAGCCAGGCGAGGGGCACCGGGGCGAAAGCCTCGTTGACTTCATACGCTCCGATGTCCTGGATGGTCAGATTCGCCTTTCCGAGCACCTTCTCCGTCGCCGGGATCGGGCCGGTGAGCATGAGCACCGGATCGGCGCCGGTCACCGCACCCGAGTGGTAGCGTACAAGGGGCGTCAGTCCCAGTTCTCGCGCCGTCTCCGGGGTGGTGACCAGCAGCGCAGCGGCACCGTCGGAGATCTGCGAGGCGTTGCCCGCGTGGATGACGCCGTCTTCGGTGAACGACGGTTTCAGCGCCGCGAGTGACTGCACGCTGCTGCCACGCCGGACACCCTCGTCCGCGACGACGACCCCCGCATCGACCGGGACCGGGACCACTTGCGCGTCGAAGGCTCCGGCGTCCTGCGCGGCGGCTGCCCGTTCGTGCGAGAGCGCGGCGAACTCGTCGAGCCGCTCGCGGGAGTAGCCCCGCTTCTCCGCGATCAGTTCCGCGCTGATGCCCTGGTTGAACGAAAAGCCGTCGTAGCGGGCCAGAACCTTGGGTCCGTACGGGAAGCCCGTCTCCCGCGCCGCTCCGAGCGGTACCCGGCTCATCGTTTCGACGCCGCCGGCCACCACCAGATCCTGCTGACCGGACATCACCATCGCGGCGGCGAAGTCCAGCGCCTGCTGGCTCGATCCGCACGCCCGGTTGATCGTGGTACCGGGAACGTGGTCGGGCCAGCCCGCAGCGAGGACAGCAAAGCGGGCGATGTTGCTGGATTGGTCGCCGATCTGCGAGACGCAACCCCAGATCACGTCGTCGACGGATCCTGGGTCGATCCCGGTCCGGTCGACCAACTCGGTCAGGACCAGAGCGGACAGGTCCACCGCGTGCACCCCGGCCAGTCCACCGTTCCGCTTTCCGACCGGTGTTCGCACGGCCGCTGCCACGACTGCCTCGCGCATCCGAGATCTCCCGTCCCGAGGTTGACGTCGAGCCTTTTTAGTATACTTAAATGGGCGCCTCAGGGGCTCCCATCAGCATGGAGGGAAGTTCAGCGTGGAATACACCCGACTCGGAAAATCCGGCCTGCGCGTGAGCCGTATCGCGCTGGGTTGCATGAGCTACGGCGACCCCGCCGCGCCCGCCAGCTACAGCTGGGTCCTCGATGAGGACGCCGCGCAGCCGTTCTTCCGGCAGGCGGTCGAACTCGGCATCACGTTCTGGGACACGGCGAACGCCTACGGCCTCGGAAAGTCCGAAGAGGTGGTCGGGCGAGCCATCCGCACCTTCTCCCGGCGCGAGGACGTCGTGCTGGCGACCAAGGTGTACGCGCGGATACACAAGGGCTCGGGCGGCTCCGGCCTGTCCCGCAAGGCGATCCTGGAGCAGATCGACGCCTCGCTCACCCGGCTCGGCACGGACTTCGTCGACCTGTATCAGATCCACCGCTTCGATCCGAAGACTCCGATCGAAGAGACCATGGAGGCTCTGCACGACGTCGTCCGGGCCGGCAAGGCCCGCTACATCGGCGCCTCGTCGATGTGGGCCTGGCAATTCGCCACCATGCAGCACGTCGCCGAGCGGAACGGCTGGACACGGTTCATCTCGATGCAGGATCAGTACAGCCTCCTGCAACGCGAGGAAGAACGCGAGATGTTCGGCCTGCTCGCCCATCAGGGCGTCGGCAGCATCCCGTGGAGCCCGCTGGCCCGAGGGCGCGTCACCCGTCCCTGGGGTACGCAGACCCAGCGGCTGGAGACCGACAACTTCGGCGCCACGCTCTTCACCGCCGACGTCGACAAACCCATCATCGACGCGGTCGAACGGGTCGCCGGCGCCCGCGACGTGCCGATGGCGCAGGTAGCACTCGCCTGGGTGCTGCAGAACCCGGTGGTCACCGCACCCATCGTCGGTGCGACGAAACAGCACCACCTCACGGACGCCGTCGCCGCGCTCGACATCCACTTGACCGACGCCGAGATCAAGGCGCTGGAAGACCCGTACACCCCGCGCCTGCCCACCGGATTCTGATCCGCACCCGCCGTCCGTGACCGCGCCCGGTCAGGGCGCGGTCCGGCCGGCCGGGCGCCAGGCGACCGCCAGGAGTAATGCCGCACCGCCGACGCCTCCCACCACGGCGATCGCCAGACCCAACGGTCCGCGGATCACGATGTCGAGGGCGTGATCGAGCGAGGCCGCACCGGGGCCGATCAGCGCGATCGCCGCGGCGACGACCGCGATCATCAGCACGTACTCCCAGCCGTCGCGGAAGACGAAGAACCCGTTGCGGCGGTGTGCCGCGATGCCTGCCACGACCATCGGTCCGATCGCCGCCACGCAGGCCAGCGGCGTCAACAGACCGACGATCAAGCCCAGACCGGCGGCGATCTCGGTGACGATGCTGGCCCACGCGTGCAGCCGCCCCGGCCGCAGCCCGAGGCTCTCGAACCAGCCGGCCGTGCCGGCCACCTTCCCGCCGCCGAACCAGTGGTTCCAGGCATGCATCAGCAGGGTCGCACCCACGACGACCCGAATCAGTAACAGCCCGACATCGATCGAACTCATGCGAACGCCCCGATCATCGCGTCATCTGTGCGGCCCTCGATCCAGAGGAAGCCGTCTTCGTCGAGGCGCGCCAGGTCACTGGTCCGCACCCACTGCCGCCCCGCGTCGGCCTCCCGGGCGGACCGGATCTCCAGGACACCGGACGTCCCCGCGGGCAACTCCACGCCACCCCTGCCGACGACCCGCAGCGCGACACCCGGGAGCGCGCGGCCGGCCGCTCCCTGTTTGCGTATCCACCACCGCACGTGGTCGGCTCTCGTCCATCCGGCGACCGCCCCGGAGAACTCGACCGCTCCGTAGGTCAGAACGACGCGGATCCCGTACCGGCTGAACAGCGCGTCGGCGAGTTGCGGCGGGCAGGGATCGGTTCCACAGGTGATGACCTGGAGGCTGGCCAACCGGTGCGCCGACGCATTCGCCTCGACTAGCGCCCGCATCGCGCCCGGGGTCAGCTCGGCGGCGTACGGCCGGTACCGCTCGACCGCGTGGACCCACTCGTCGACGAGGAAGCCGTCGAGAAGCACCGTCCGGCGTCCCGCGTACATCGAGGCCACGAGCGAGACCAGTCCACCGATCTGCGCGATCGGCGTGGAGACGATCGTCGCACCGGTCTCGTGCGCGACGGTGCCCGCGTCGCCTGCGCGGCCGCGCGCGCCCGCCGACCGGAACGCGGTCGCCAGTTGCTGGTAGGTCAGCAGCACCTGCTTCCGCCCTCCGACGGTGAGCGTCTCGACCGCGACGCCGGGCGCCGTCGAGCGGTCCGTCACGAGGACCGGCTCGACCGACTCCATCTCGCACGTCCCGTCCCAGTCCACGACGATGGTCCGGCCGTGCCGAGCGATCGCGCGCCGCACCCCGGGCAGCGCGAGCACGTGCGACGACGCCACCACGACCGGGAGCGCGTTGGCCTCGATGTCGGCACACAGGCGCTCGGGGCCGCGCAGCGGATTCAGCGCCGTCAGGCACCGATCCGTGGCGAGGAGAGCAGCCACCACGGCGCCGGACTGCGGTCGGTTCTCCAGCGCGACGCCGATCCTGGCCCCGTCGCCGAGCGCCACCATATTGAGTAGCCTGTTCAGCTTCTCCGACAGCGCGGCGAGCTGAGTCCACGTCCACGCCGTTTCGCCGTACACAACCGCGGCGCGCGCCGGTGCTCGCTTCAACAGGCTCCCGAGACGCTGCTGAATCATTCCGATCCCCCTTCCGGCGCGACCCCTGCGACAGACAGAAAAGGTACCTGATTTAGTTGGTCTACACCTAGTAGCGCAGCTGGGCCGCGTCACAGCGGGTAAATAGCGTACTCTTTGCGGCAGAACGCAGGGTGGCGCGGAAAGGCGGAGGCACATGGGCAGCGGATTCGACCCGGCGCGCCTGGAGACCGTGACGTACGACGTGGCGGACCACATCGCGACCGTGACGCTGAACCGTCCGGAAGCCATGAACAGCTTCAACCAGACCATGTGTAAGGAATTCACTGCGATCTGGAACCAGGTCAAGAGCGACGACGACGTTCACGTCGTGGTCCTGCGCGCCGCCGGGGATCGAGCCTTCTGTACGGGAGTGGACGTCAAGGAGGGTGTTCCCCAGGAGTCGAACATCTGGAGTCAGACCGATCCCGGCGAGAGGCTCTCCCCCAAGACGAACCACGTGTGGAAGCCCGTGGTGTGTGCCGTCCACGGCATGGCCGCCGGTGGCGCGTTCTACTGGATCAACGAGTCGGACATCGTCATCTGCTCCGACGACGCCACGTTCTTCGACCCCCACGTCTCCTACGGGCTGACCGCGGCTCTGGAGCCGATCGGGCTGGCCCGCCGCATTCCGCTGGGCGAGACGTTGCGCATCGCTCTACTCGGCCTCGACGAACGGCTGTCCCCCGAGCGGGCACTCCAGATCGGCCTGGTCAGCGAGGTCGTGCCGCGTGCCGAGCTGTGGAAGCGCGCGGCCGAGCTGGCGGCCATCATCGCGAGCAAGCCACCGGTGGCCATCCAGGGCACCGTCCGGGCGGTGTGGGAGTCCCTCGACTCCACTCGTTCGCAGGCACTGCGCACCGCGTACTCCTATC encodes:
- a CDS encoding class I adenylate-forming enzyme family protein, translating into MIQQRLGSLLKRAPARAAVVYGETAWTWTQLAALSEKLNRLLNMVALGDGARIGVALENRPQSGAVVAALLATDRCLTALNPLRGPERLCADIEANALPVVVASSHVLALPGVRRAIARHGRTIVVDWDGTCEMESVEPVLVTDRSTAPGVAVETLTVGGRKQVLLTYQQLATAFRSAGARGRAGDAGTVAHETGATIVSTPIAQIGGLVSLVASMYAGRRTVLLDGFLVDEWVHAVERYRPYAAELTPGAMRALVEANASAHRLASLQVITCGTDPCPPQLADALFSRYGIRVVLTYGAVEFSGAVAGWTRADHVRWWIRKQGAAGRALPGVALRVVGRGGVELPAGTSGVLEIRSAREADAGRQWVRTSDLARLDEDGFLWIEGRTDDAMIGAFA
- a CDS encoding enoyl-CoA hydratase/isomerase family protein, producing the protein MGSGFDPARLETVTYDVADHIATVTLNRPEAMNSFNQTMCKEFTAIWNQVKSDDDVHVVVLRAAGDRAFCTGVDVKEGVPQESNIWSQTDPGERLSPKTNHVWKPVVCAVHGMAAGGAFYWINESDIVICSDDATFFDPHVSYGLTAALEPIGLARRIPLGETLRIALLGLDERLSPERALQIGLVSEVVPRAELWKRAAELAAIIASKPPVAIQGTVRAVWESLDSTRSQALRTAYSYPQLGNPIGQSQVSRSSVNRRDWTLR